One stretch of Lysobacter sp. KIS68-7 DNA includes these proteins:
- a CDS encoding TolB-like protein: protein MHAVSTPANEIRGSVSPDGTRIAWGSPDRSGGPGGWDIWIARRDGGRWSDPRPASFDGAAKEFDPMFSANGRWLYFFSNRPGGKGGDDLYRVAVNDDGTFGAVESLGAGVNSAGNEWAPTPSRDGQHLLFASDGFGGAGRHDLFIARWDGKAFVDPKPVPGINTSDDDFDGAWLDDGRAIVFARSTDVDKQPIRLFVARCDGTQYVDARPLALSFNTEDGWTLGPAIDWNKPNELLVSGAAKAPHAGKLDLYRMAAPRMEGRDGCQSG, encoded by the coding sequence ATGCATGCCGTGTCGACGCCGGCCAACGAGATCCGCGGATCGGTTAGTCCGGATGGCACGCGCATCGCCTGGGGCAGCCCGGATCGCAGCGGCGGCCCCGGCGGCTGGGACATCTGGATCGCCCGGCGCGATGGCGGCCGCTGGTCCGACCCACGACCCGCGTCCTTCGACGGCGCGGCCAAGGAGTTCGACCCCATGTTCTCCGCCAACGGCCGCTGGCTGTATTTCTTCAGCAACCGGCCGGGCGGCAAGGGCGGCGATGACCTCTATCGCGTCGCGGTGAACGACGACGGGACCTTCGGTGCGGTCGAATCGCTGGGCGCGGGCGTCAACTCCGCCGGCAACGAATGGGCGCCGACACCGAGCCGCGATGGCCAGCACCTGTTGTTCGCCAGCGACGGTTTCGGTGGCGCAGGCCGCCACGATCTGTTCATCGCGCGCTGGGACGGCAAGGCCTTCGTCGATCCGAAGCCCGTGCCCGGCATCAACACCTCCGACGACGATTTCGATGGCGCCTGGCTCGACGACGGTCGCGCGATCGTCTTCGCGCGATCGACCGATGTCGACAAGCAACCGATCCGTCTGTTCGTCGCGCGCTGCGATGGCACGCAGTACGTCGACGCGCGGCCGCTTGCGCTGTCGTTCAACACCGAGGATGGATGGACGCTCGGCCCGGCGATCGACTGGAACAAACCGAACGAGCTGCTGGTGAGCGGCGCCGCGAAGGCGCCGCATGCCGGCAAGCTGGATCTGTATCGCATGGCCGCGCCGCGCATGGAGGGACGCGACGGTTGCCAGTCCGGCTGA